The following coding sequences are from one Malaciobacter pacificus window:
- a CDS encoding transposase, producing MQIESKIIGIINDKLKNPIYETLRLLNMKTILTKSNFSKKEGVAVHMVVLHFVYMLVMNKKISTFMDQSNDSFKKDVYYRLLSNTSYNWRKLLSLSSLKILSLLHKVQDSKLVRVLILDDTVEDKVGKNIEGSCDNLWSNKAKRKIRGVNVVSLNYSDGYSNFMLDFAIAMNSYARVKIEEFTNIIDHRTNAHKRRLESLKGKSQIAIEMIKRAVASGIYADYLLVDSWYSKPVFIETMNELGLQVISRMVNNDRIWNFTGEKKTLDGIYNKFKKLKSIKMGQYGKKIKFEYFSTIVEHKKAGKLKIVFIKTKENLIPIVSTNLILSDEEIIDIYKRRWDIEQGYKELREHFGFGKEENRIYEALIARITLSFFTYNVVSYINRISNEPKTIGGLFKDLECELHTLAIAMQAFLAILDEIAKIEEVVNRNEDFTAIIDLLRDVTGKLLGFRCES from the coding sequence ATGCAGATAGAATCCAAGATCATCGGTATTATAAACGATAAGTTAAAAAATCCAATCTATGAAACATTACGTTTGTTAAATATGAAAACTATTTTAACCAAGAGCAATTTTTCTAAAAAAGAGGGAGTTGCTGTTCATATGGTTGTATTACATTTTGTATATATGCTGGTTATGAATAAAAAAATATCAACCTTTATGGATCAAAGTAATGATAGTTTCAAAAAAGATGTATATTATCGATTACTTTCCAATACTTCTTATAATTGGAGAAAACTATTATCTCTTAGTTCTTTAAAGATCTTATCACTACTTCATAAAGTGCAAGATTCAAAGCTAGTAAGAGTTCTTATACTTGATGATACTGTTGAAGATAAAGTTGGTAAAAATATAGAGGGAAGTTGTGACAACCTTTGGAGCAATAAAGCAAAGAGAAAAATCAGAGGTGTAAATGTTGTATCACTAAACTATAGTGATGGTTATTCAAATTTTATGTTGGACTTTGCAATTGCTATGAACAGTTATGCAAGGGTAAAGATAGAAGAGTTTACAAATATTATTGATCATCGAACCAATGCACATAAGCGAAGATTGGAAAGCTTAAAAGGGAAATCACAAATTGCTATAGAGATGATTAAAAGAGCAGTAGCTAGTGGTATATATGCAGATTATCTGCTTGTAGATAGCTGGTATTCTAAACCTGTATTTATAGAAACTATGAATGAACTTGGATTGCAAGTCATTTCAAGAATGGTAAACAATGACAGGATATGGAATTTTACAGGAGAGAAAAAGACCCTTGATGGCATCTATAACAAATTTAAAAAGCTTAAATCTATCAAGATGGGTCAATATGGCAAAAAGATAAAGTTTGAGTATTTTTCAACCATAGTTGAACATAAAAAAGCTGGTAAATTAAAAATTGTTTTTATAAAAACAAAAGAGAATTTAATACCAATCGTATCAACCAATCTTATACTTAGTGATGAAGAGATTATAGATATTTATAAAAGACGATGGGATATAGAACAAGGGTATAAAGAACTTCGTGAACACTTTGGATTCGGAAAAGAAGAGAATCGAATCTATGAAGCTTTGATAGCCAGAATTACACTATCTTTTTTTACATACAATGTTGTTAGCTATATAAATCGTATCAGCAATGAACCTAAAACAATTGGTGGATTGTTTAAAGATTTAGAATGTGAACTTCATACTCTAGCAATAGCTATGCAAGCATTTTTAGCTATTTTAGATGAGATTGCAAAAATTGAAGAAGTTGTCAATAGAAATGAGGATTTTACAGCTATCATTGATCTATTAAGAGATGTGACTGGAAAATTGCTTGGTTTTAGGTGCGAAAGTTAA
- a CDS encoding LPD7 domain-containing protein translates to MSWNLESHILDHAAIVSNNLPNTFNLSDDKNVHFTFSVDKSQLIINHNCKNQKDIDRVMQSFFDNLVSYEYKFEESQGKTRPKRKMSLDLSQVLTAYHNTDSDSINSKNYEVEPHFHLLIPSKLKNKYGKSTKLGIGYLNLRRMITEVAANHNLVFNFDENVDSEKDKILKQKATKFTWFTKRVDDNYFKALIVNGTVNKYIEDFIKQYKKTENIQYYIKGMTDFQQRLIRQNIDFHYEGKNLRTEHFPLYLNQEQIKYLDIINTGNEELVKPLIKDRSNKFIRAYIEYNYGFNNPIIKELEKRGNVFKKLNFDLNDTKVEIEKKIDKKDKYKLSLNYHVSNDVNEVLKLCKNDKNFLELMNDIGYQNIKFKAKTINRKRSRVGFTFEKDNESYTVHFSNLNLSYQNFTDAYKQNSQKENIEDKINFYSYEAKINFYVPLKKKTYQEKIFYKIYNIVPDINLENYYIKKIEQGHIEFINKKKDIHITDEGQRIKSNKSNANLVENVKLMLEVAKAKGWDLNNLHIRGTEQFINEVKRQVSIENEKQSSSNDDKKEAADNLRELIRSESKQNEDYKL, encoded by the coding sequence ATGAGTTGGAATCTTGAGAGTCATATTTTAGATCATGCAGCTATTGTAAGTAATAATTTGCCTAATACATTTAATCTATCAGATGATAAAAATGTACATTTTACTTTTTCAGTAGATAAGAGCCAACTAATAATTAATCACAATTGCAAGAATCAAAAAGATATAGATAGAGTTATGCAATCTTTTTTTGATAATTTAGTTAGTTATGAATATAAATTTGAAGAATCACAAGGTAAAACTAGACCTAAAAGAAAAATGAGTTTAGATTTATCACAAGTATTAACTGCTTATCATAATACAGATAGTGATTCTATAAATTCTAAGAATTATGAAGTTGAACCGCATTTTCATTTATTAATACCCTCTAAATTAAAAAATAAATATGGTAAGAGTACAAAACTTGGAATTGGATATTTAAACCTTAGAAGAATGATTACTGAAGTTGCAGCTAATCATAACCTGGTATTTAATTTTGATGAGAATGTAGATAGTGAAAAAGATAAAATTTTAAAACAAAAAGCTACTAAATTTACTTGGTTCACAAAAAGAGTTGATGATAATTATTTTAAAGCTTTAATTGTAAATGGAACAGTTAATAAATATATTGAAGATTTTATAAAACAATATAAAAAAACTGAAAATATACAATATTATATAAAAGGTATGACGGATTTCCAACAAAGACTTATTAGACAAAATATTGATTTTCACTATGAAGGTAAAAATTTAAGAACTGAACATTTTCCACTGTATTTAAACCAGGAACAGATTAAATATTTAGACATTATAAATACTGGCAATGAAGAGTTAGTAAAACCATTAATAAAAGATAGATCTAATAAGTTTATTAGAGCATACATTGAGTATAACTATGGATTTAATAATCCTATTATTAAAGAACTTGAGAAAAGAGGAAATGTATTTAAAAAGTTAAATTTTGATTTAAATGATACAAAAGTTGAGATTGAAAAAAAGATTGATAAAAAAGATAAATATAAATTAAGTCTAAATTATCATGTTTCAAATGATGTTAATGAAGTCCTAAAATTATGTAAAAATGATAAAAACTTTTTAGAGTTGATGAATGATATTGGATACCAGAATATCAAATTTAAAGCAAAAACAATTAATAGAAAAAGATCAAGAGTAGGATTTACATTTGAAAAAGATAATGAATCTTATACAGTACATTTTTCAAATTTAAATTTATCATATCAAAATTTCACGGATGCATATAAACAAAATAGTCAAAAAGAGAATATTGAAGATAAAATTAATTTTTATAGTTATGAAGCAAAAATAAATTTTTATGTACCACTAAAAAAGAAAACTTATCAGGAAAAAATATTCTATAAAATTTACAATATAGTGCCAGATATAAATCTAGAAAATTACTATATTAAAAAGATTGAACAAGGACACATAGAGTTTATTAACAAGAAAAAAGACATTCATATTACAGATGAAGGTCAAAGAATTAAATCAAATAAAAGTAATGCAAATTTAGTTGAAAATGTTAAATTGATGTTAGAAGTTGCAAAAGCTAAAGGATGGGATTTAAATAATCTTCATATTAGAGGTACAGAACAATTTATAAATGAAGTGAAAAGGCAAGTATCAATTGAAAATGAAAAACAATCATCAAGTAATGATGATAAAAAAGAAGCTGCAGATAATTTAAGAGAGTTGATTAGGTCTGAAAGTAAACAAAATGAGGATTATAAATTATAA
- a CDS encoding SHOCT domain-containing protein — MTLQEVEKKHGVYVANIVARIFLYIYAYLFFGGVLTFIRFFNTNKLELIITGDFVTDNIIIYSSLLVPLIILELLVRRYRRKQGLPIYSNVAQEIFNKYYNPNYNNETKKDLNYYFDLKEKGAITQEEYERKKRELLK, encoded by the coding sequence ATGACTTTACAAGAAGTAGAAAAAAAACATGGAGTATATGTAGCCAATATTGTTGCAAGAATATTTTTATATATTTACGCTTACTTATTTTTTGGAGGGGTATTAACTTTTATAAGATTTTTTAATACAAATAAACTTGAACTTATTATCACTGGAGATTTTGTAACTGATAATATAATTATATATTCTTCACTTTTAGTACCCCTTATAATTTTAGAACTTTTAGTTAGAAGATATAGAAGAAAACAGGGGTTACCAATTTATTCAAATGTAGCACAAGAGATTTTTAACAAATATTATAATCCAAATTATAATAATGAAACAAAAAAAGACTTGAATTATTACTTTGATTTAAAAGAAAAAGGTGCGATTACTCAAGAAGAGTATGAACGTAAAAAAAGAGAATTACTAAAATAA
- a CDS encoding glycine zipper family protein: MNKIFFLLFIIFSINSFAFTEISTSTVQEDYKKGNMDKYKYDNLTPISTSSLVSRGIITNESNLIRNIPEPINKSNIKNHITCSFVGANWTATIYSINAQAGTVTCMVSKKGDLYNPIGTFDTFYPNLKKAFTLDLKTAEQQNQTLINNAETQFQPLKNTINSIYQSTTSQNGNYLTIPELLTAAILTDTDIIDVQSTRATNKLQLKNNFVSSYSTNNQFIDNRDYILTDTETIFDVYSGLSDVSMTYLVLLVAFFGIWGVGSKVLSHFTSKAEDKQNHEKVSPYITGIILGILLFFPTGFKEQITNSSGNVVAEYNLMKTKYQDWEKSGYALFTDWADAAAKVIIDAEVNAIVEKSGVATKDQIIQASAGISQYKNLTDFTNNLWDICRNDIYNYNGLFDSDGKHQYSTDPNQPFPTNEKWAYVNSKIKNNTSTLYYSVQDGEVKGNGSYNPNVIGKVGANNPLDNYYPEYALSACGKNYYEHQSNVTKLKDYDESKKALIGQSTSGANKIPMLQGLIKFQYELYRDWGYLAILGLPVTKLQTEYIGGLYKTKRSEVLDKLNDQVKEDSWGTHMIMSSIPYMFLPGAGTIYKIVEDNSVKIAAAIGTTSGTIAGGGFASWFTGAIGAATGVIAGVAAKSAIALAFAYKAAQTVLEITPIVGIVIIGLLRFVIIMIKIFSFHFASLFMMPIMFARENIQAIARFTMKIFATMLELPIFVLSVWLAITASSLIHTIGDVFGKKIIMGMLENNALQQSNFIYSWIDKMKIYFFDGFIEISVAIFSIIIIYKIIVSLHSTLFEIIEVQGSKELDNAIESMKNESTGWGSRM, from the coding sequence GTGAATAAAATATTTTTTCTTCTATTTATTATATTTTCAATAAATAGTTTTGCATTCACAGAGATTAGTACTTCAACAGTACAAGAAGATTACAAAAAAGGGAATATGGATAAATATAAATACGATAATCTTACTCCCATATCAACTAGTTCTCTTGTTAGTAGAGGAATTATTACTAATGAAAGTAATCTTATAAGAAATATTCCAGAGCCTATTAATAAATCTAATATTAAAAATCATATAACTTGTTCATTTGTTGGTGCAAATTGGACAGCAACAATTTATTCTATAAATGCACAAGCAGGAACTGTTACTTGCATGGTTTCAAAAAAAGGTGACTTATATAATCCAATTGGTACATTTGATACATTTTATCCTAATCTTAAAAAAGCTTTTACATTAGATTTAAAAACAGCAGAGCAACAAAACCAAACATTAATTAATAATGCTGAAACTCAATTTCAACCATTAAAAAATACAATTAATTCAATTTATCAATCAACTACTTCCCAAAATGGGAATTATTTAACTATACCAGAGTTATTAACTGCAGCAATTTTGACTGATACTGATATTATAGATGTACAATCAACTCGAGCAACAAATAAATTACAATTAAAGAATAATTTCGTATCTAGTTATTCAACAAATAATCAATTTATAGATAATAGAGATTATATCTTAACTGATACAGAAACTATTTTTGATGTCTATTCTGGTTTATCTGATGTCTCAATGACTTATTTAGTTTTATTAGTTGCATTTTTTGGAATTTGGGGTGTTGGTAGTAAAGTTCTTTCTCATTTTACTTCAAAAGCTGAAGATAAACAAAATCATGAAAAAGTTTCTCCATATATCACAGGTATTATTTTAGGAATATTACTTTTCTTTCCAACTGGATTTAAAGAACAAATTACAAATTCAAGTGGAAATGTTGTTGCAGAATATAATCTTATGAAAACAAAATATCAAGATTGGGAAAAATCTGGATATGCTCTTTTTACTGATTGGGCAGATGCAGCAGCAAAGGTAATTATTGATGCAGAAGTTAATGCAATTGTAGAAAAAAGTGGTGTAGCAACAAAAGATCAAATTATTCAAGCAAGTGCAGGAATATCACAATATAAAAACTTAACAGACTTCACTAATAACTTATGGGATATATGTAGAAATGATATATATAATTACAATGGACTTTTTGATAGCGATGGGAAACATCAATATTCAACTGATCCTAATCAACCTTTTCCAACAAATGAGAAATGGGCATATGTAAATTCTAAAATTAAAAATAATACTTCTACTTTATATTATTCAGTACAAGACGGTGAAGTAAAAGGTAATGGTTCTTATAATCCTAATGTAATTGGTAAAGTAGGTGCAAATAATCCTTTAGATAATTACTATCCTGAATATGCATTAAGTGCTTGTGGAAAGAATTATTATGAACATCAAAGTAATGTTACTAAGTTAAAAGATTATGATGAATCAAAAAAAGCTTTAATAGGACAAAGTACCAGTGGGGCTAATAAAATACCAATGCTTCAAGGATTGATAAAATTTCAATATGAATTATATAGAGATTGGGGTTATTTAGCAATTCTAGGGTTACCTGTTACAAAATTACAAACAGAGTATATAGGTGGATTATATAAAACAAAAAGAAGTGAAGTATTAGATAAATTGAATGATCAAGTAAAAGAAGATTCATGGGGTACTCATATGATTATGAGTTCTATTCCTTATATGTTTTTACCAGGTGCTGGAACAATTTACAAAATAGTAGAAGATAATTCAGTAAAAATTGCAGCAGCAATTGGAACTACATCAGGAACTATTGCAGGTGGTGGATTTGCTTCATGGTTTACGGGCGCAATTGGAGCAGCAACAGGAGTTATTGCAGGTGTTGCAGCAAAAAGTGCAATTGCTTTAGCATTTGCATATAAAGCTGCTCAAACTGTTTTAGAAATTACTCCAATAGTTGGGATAGTAATTATTGGACTATTAAGATTTGTGATAATTATGATTAAAATTTTTAGCTTCCACTTTGCAAGTCTGTTTATGATGCCTATAATGTTCGCAAGAGAAAACATACAAGCAATAGCACGATTTACAATGAAAATATTTGCAACTATGTTAGAGCTTCCTATATTTGTATTATCTGTATGGTTAGCAATTACAGCAAGTTCATTAATTCATACAATTGGTGATGTATTTGGTAAAAAGATCATTATGGGTATGCTTGAAAATAATGCATTACAACAATCTAATTTTATCTATAGTTGGATTGACAAAATGAAAATCTATTTTTTTGATGGTTTCATTGAAATTTCAGTAGCCATATTCAGCATTATCATCATATATAAAATCATTGTTTCATTACATAGTACATTATTTGAGATTATTGAAGTTCAAGGGAGCAAAGAACTTGACAATGCAATTGAGTCTATGAAAAATGAATCGACTGGATGGGGTAGTAGAATGTAA